In Gammaproteobacteria bacterium, the following are encoded in one genomic region:
- the gspD gene encoding type II secretion system secretin GspD, translated as MFPHKHRTSFFKVVSAAILLTASFTAQAEPVTLNLKAADLSAVISTISEITGKNFIVDPRVKGKVTIVSSHPMKEKEVYEVFLTVLEVHGYAAVPSGNKGTIKIIPVANAKQSAVPMASSNRPGKGDEIVTRVLQLENISASQMVPILRPLLPQQSHLAAYSPANVLIISDRAANIKRIVKIINRIDLPDNNEVEIIPLQHASANEIVRILTTLQQQDNKKGSKSSSTLPTLIADERTNSILIGGGKAGRIKLRGIIGHLDTPLETEGNTRVIYLHYAKAKDLVPVLTGVGTSLEQEKQGKKGKASSNSQSPMSIQADEFSNSLVITAPPDLFNSLQRVIKQLDIRRAQVYIETIIAEVSSNRAAELGVQWAAGGDLSKPAAVTNFTAGDSIINLGGAIEAGTLPSIGSGLTLGVGKFVDGALSFGALIRALKGDGSTNILSTPTLITMDNEEAEIVVGQNVPFKTGSYTSTGGSSATPGNPFQTIKRENIGITLKVTPQINEGDAVQLKVEQKVESISPAVDGAVDLITNTRSINTNVIVDDGDIIVFGGLITDDLNETTQKVPLLGDIPLLGRLFSYNKTTKRKTNMMMFLRPVILRDSASTNSISQGKYSYMRAEQLKVQEKGLSMLPNSENPVMPDAQDFFELPPPFMTDDAIQDIKLKINK; from the coding sequence ATGTTTCCACATAAACATCGAACAAGTTTTTTCAAAGTAGTCAGCGCTGCTATTTTGTTAACCGCGTCATTCACCGCTCAAGCGGAGCCTGTCACGCTCAATCTTAAAGCGGCTGACCTGAGTGCTGTTATCAGTACTATTTCTGAAATTACTGGAAAGAATTTTATTGTTGACCCCAGAGTCAAAGGGAAAGTTACCATTGTTTCATCTCACCCAATGAAAGAAAAAGAGGTGTACGAAGTCTTTTTGACTGTACTGGAAGTGCATGGATATGCCGCAGTGCCCAGTGGAAATAAAGGTACAATCAAGATTATTCCAGTGGCCAATGCCAAACAGTCTGCTGTTCCTATGGCCAGTAGTAACCGCCCTGGAAAAGGTGATGAAATTGTAACGCGGGTACTCCAGCTGGAAAATATATCAGCCTCACAAATGGTTCCTATTTTACGACCTTTATTACCACAGCAAAGCCACTTAGCCGCTTACTCACCAGCGAATGTACTCATTATTTCCGACCGTGCTGCGAACATCAAACGCATCGTTAAAATTATCAATCGTATTGATCTACCTGACAACAATGAAGTCGAAATTATTCCACTTCAACATGCATCTGCCAATGAAATTGTGCGCATACTGACGACCCTTCAACAACAGGATAATAAAAAAGGTAGCAAATCTAGCAGTACTCTGCCGACATTAATTGCCGATGAACGAACCAACAGTATTTTAATTGGTGGAGGCAAAGCAGGTCGCATCAAACTACGCGGCATCATTGGCCACCTTGATACTCCACTTGAAACTGAAGGCAATACGCGTGTTATCTACCTGCATTATGCCAAAGCCAAAGATCTGGTTCCTGTGCTGACCGGTGTCGGCACTAGCCTGGAACAGGAAAAACAAGGTAAAAAAGGCAAGGCAAGCAGCAACTCTCAATCACCTATGAGTATACAAGCAGACGAGTTTTCCAATAGCTTAGTAATTACTGCTCCACCCGATCTTTTTAATTCACTGCAAAGAGTCATTAAACAGCTGGATATACGGCGCGCCCAAGTCTATATTGAAACTATTATTGCAGAGGTTTCATCCAACCGAGCCGCAGAGCTTGGAGTGCAATGGGCCGCTGGTGGCGATTTAAGCAAACCCGCTGCGGTCACTAATTTTACAGCCGGTGATAGTATTATCAACCTTGGCGGAGCAATCGAGGCCGGCACTCTCCCTTCAATTGGCTCTGGATTAACGCTGGGAGTGGGTAAATTTGTGGATGGTGCACTCAGCTTTGGTGCGCTTATTCGCGCTTTAAAAGGGGATGGATCCACCAATATTCTATCAACACCCACACTGATTACTATGGATAACGAAGAGGCAGAAATTGTTGTCGGCCAAAATGTTCCATTCAAAACAGGCTCTTATACCAGCACCGGTGGCTCAAGTGCAACACCCGGCAACCCATTTCAAACCATCAAACGTGAAAATATCGGCATCACACTGAAAGTGACACCACAGATCAACGAGGGTGATGCAGTACAACTCAAAGTCGAACAAAAAGTTGAAAGCATCAGCCCAGCAGTCGACGGTGCGGTCGACCTTATTACAAATACGCGATCTATTAATACAAACGTCATTGTTGATGATGGCGACATCATCGTTTTTGGTGGTTTAATTACTGATGACCTCAATGAAACAACACAGAAAGTACCGCTACTCGGTGATATTCCTCTACTGGGTCGCCTCTTCAGCTACAACAAAACAACGAAACGTAAAACCAATATGATGATGTTTTTACGACCCGTTATTTTACGAGATTCAGCTTCAACTAACAGCATTAGCCAAGGAAAATACAGCTACATGCGCGCTGAACAACTTAAAGTACAAGAAAAAGGCCTATCCATGCTACCCAATAGCGAAAATCCGGTGATGCCAGACGCACAAGACTTTTTTGAATTGCCACCGCCATTTATGACTGATGATGCCATTCAAGACATCAAATTAAAGATCAATAAATAA
- the polA gene encoding DNA polymerase I — translation MSDQSQKPFLLVDGSSYLFRAFHALPSLINAKGEPTGAIYGVINMLRRLLERYKPQQMAVIFDAKGKNFRHELYDEYKAHRPPMPDELRVQIEPLHDVVRAMGLPLLIIDGVEADDVIGTLARQASSNKISVVISTGDKDMAQLVDEHVTLINTMTDTLLDPQGVLDKFGVKPEKIIDYLALMGDSSDNIPGVPKVGPKTAVKWLNAYGSMDNIITNAEEIKGKVGENLRASLEQLSLSYELATIKCDVELDETYETLHRHAEDHERLLELFQGFGFKSWLSKLQVEPEGGDNDGDTQSKKSKKEEKNSTQYDTVFTESVFNEWLQRLEQAELFSFDLETTSLDYMEAKIVGISFSVELGKAAYVPVAHDYIDAPDQLKRDFVLEKMRPLLEDGSQKKVGQNLKYDMSVLANYGITLNGIAFDTMLESYVLNSTATRHNMDDLAERYLDYQTTHFEDIAGKGVKQLTFNQIAIEQATPYAAEDADITLRLHQVLWPQVSESTQRKELFENIEMPLLPVLSKIERHGVLIDSDMLHKQSHELILRMAEIEKEAYSQAGEAFNLSSPKQIQVILYEKLGLPVLKKTPKKQPSTAESVLRELALDYPLPKLILEHRSLSKLKSTYTEKLPKQKNSRTGRVHTSYHQAVTATGRLSSSDPNLQNIPIRSAEGRRIRQAFIAPQGYKIVAADYSQIELRIMAHLSQDEGLLAAFTEGIDIHQATAAEMFSIEIDEVTTDQRRSAKAINFGLIYGMSAFGLARQLNVERGVAQAYIDRYFARYPGVKTFMDAKRQEAHDQGYVETVSGRRLYLPDINSRNGQRRQYAERAAINAPMQGTAADIIKLAMIKVNQWLVESEADAYLIMQVHDELVLEVATSALKVTVDQVRLCMSQALELSVPLIVDVGVGDNWDEAH, via the coding sequence ATGTCTGATCAATCACAAAAACCATTCCTTCTTGTGGATGGTTCTTCTTATCTATTTCGTGCGTTTCATGCGCTTCCTTCACTCATAAACGCAAAAGGTGAGCCCACGGGGGCAATTTACGGGGTCATTAATATGCTGCGTCGTTTGCTTGAGCGATACAAACCACAGCAAATGGCCGTCATTTTTGATGCTAAAGGTAAAAATTTTCGCCATGAACTCTATGACGAATATAAAGCGCATCGTCCTCCTATGCCTGATGAACTTAGAGTGCAAATTGAACCACTACATGATGTGGTGCGAGCGATGGGTTTACCTTTGCTGATTATTGATGGTGTTGAGGCGGATGATGTGATTGGAACACTAGCTAGGCAAGCAAGTAGCAATAAAATATCCGTAGTAATTTCCACCGGTGATAAAGATATGGCGCAACTGGTGGATGAGCACGTCACCCTGATTAATACGATGACGGATACGCTACTCGATCCTCAAGGGGTGCTCGATAAATTTGGAGTGAAGCCTGAGAAAATTATTGATTATCTGGCTTTGATGGGGGACAGCTCAGACAATATTCCCGGTGTGCCTAAAGTGGGGCCAAAAACGGCGGTTAAATGGTTAAATGCTTATGGGAGCATGGATAATATCATTACTAACGCGGAGGAAATTAAAGGTAAAGTGGGTGAAAATCTGCGAGCTTCATTGGAGCAACTCTCTCTATCATATGAGCTTGCTACCATTAAGTGTGATGTGGAATTGGATGAAACGTATGAAACGTTGCACCGCCATGCTGAAGATCATGAGCGACTACTTGAGTTGTTTCAAGGTTTTGGTTTTAAGAGCTGGCTCAGTAAATTGCAGGTAGAGCCTGAAGGGGGTGACAATGACGGTGACACTCAGTCTAAAAAATCAAAAAAAGAAGAAAAAAATAGTACCCAGTACGATACGGTTTTCACTGAATCCGTTTTCAATGAGTGGTTGCAGCGTTTAGAGCAGGCTGAACTGTTTTCTTTTGATCTTGAAACGACATCACTTGATTATATGGAAGCAAAAATTGTTGGGATTTCATTTTCTGTGGAGCTTGGCAAGGCGGCTTATGTACCGGTGGCGCATGATTATATTGATGCACCTGATCAGTTAAAACGAGATTTTGTACTCGAAAAAATGCGCCCACTACTTGAAGATGGAAGCCAGAAAAAAGTGGGTCAAAACCTTAAGTATGATATGAGTGTATTGGCAAATTATGGAATCACTCTGAATGGTATAGCTTTTGATACGATGCTTGAGTCGTATGTTCTGAATAGCACTGCGACACGTCATAACATGGATGATTTGGCGGAAAGGTATCTGGACTATCAAACGACCCATTTTGAAGATATTGCAGGCAAAGGCGTTAAACAGCTTACGTTTAATCAGATAGCGATTGAGCAAGCCACGCCGTACGCTGCTGAAGATGCAGATATTACTTTACGGTTGCATCAAGTGTTATGGCCTCAGGTGAGTGAAAGTACTCAACGGAAAGAGTTGTTTGAAAATATAGAAATGCCACTACTGCCAGTGCTATCAAAAATAGAGCGCCATGGTGTTTTGATTGATAGCGATATGTTGCATAAGCAGAGTCATGAGCTGATCCTGCGTATGGCTGAAATTGAAAAAGAAGCATATAGCCAAGCAGGTGAGGCGTTTAATCTATCATCACCGAAACAAATTCAAGTGATTCTTTATGAAAAACTGGGTCTACCTGTTTTGAAGAAAACACCGAAAAAACAGCCATCAACAGCGGAGTCAGTTTTGCGAGAGCTGGCGCTGGATTATCCTCTGCCTAAATTGATTTTGGAGCACCGTTCACTCAGCAAATTAAAGTCGACCTATACGGAAAAACTGCCCAAGCAGAAAAATTCTCGAACTGGGCGGGTGCATACTTCTTATCATCAAGCTGTCACGGCAACAGGGCGACTGTCTTCAAGTGATCCAAATTTACAGAATATCCCCATTCGCAGTGCAGAAGGCCGACGTATTCGACAAGCATTTATTGCGCCACAGGGATATAAAATCGTTGCGGCGGACTACTCACAAATTGAATTGCGCATTATGGCGCATCTTTCTCAAGATGAAGGTTTGTTAGCTGCTTTTACCGAAGGTATTGATATTCACCAAGCAACGGCAGCGGAGATGTTTTCTATTGAAATTGATGAAGTTACAACGGATCAACGTCGTAGTGCTAAAGCGATTAATTTTGGTTTGATTTACGGCATGTCAGCATTTGGATTGGCGCGTCAGCTTAATGTAGAACGCGGAGTTGCCCAAGCCTATATTGATCGCTACTTTGCACGTTACCCTGGTGTGAAAACCTTTATGGATGCCAAGCGCCAAGAGGCTCATGATCAGGGTTATGTTGAGACTGTTTCAGGTCGTCGCCTTTATCTTCCAGATATTAATTCACGCAATGGCCAGCGTCGCCAATACGCTGAACGAGCTGCGATTAATGCACCAATGCAAGGAACCGCTGCTGATATCATTAAACTCGCCATGATTAAAGTAAATCAGTGGCTGGTAGAGAGTGAGGCGGATGCTTACTTAATTATGCAGGTTCACGATGAATTAGTGCTGGAGGTGGCGACAAGTGCATTGAAGGTGACGGTTGATCAAGTCAGGCTTTGTATGAGCCAAGCGCTTGAGTTAAGTGTGCCGCTGATTGTGGATGTTGGAGTGGGTGATAATTGGGATGAGGCGCATTAG
- the gspE gene encoding type II secretion system ATPase GspE: MEPSTKELATSGHDINLVDATLITPSDNDNEITAPKRLPFAYAKRQGVLLNHIEGGIAMISHKAAITTTTIAELRRYFGMPIKLQSLEDEVFNAELQQIYEHGSGDAMEAMGNLGEDMDLSRLAQELPEPEDLLESEDDAPIIRLLNVLLTEAIKENASDIHIETYENRLAIRFRVDGVLREVLEPKRALAPLLVSRIKVMAKLDIAEKRLPQDGRISLKIAGRPVDVRVSTLPSGHGERVVMRLLDKQAGRLDLEKLGMEPKVLATIDNIVKRPHGIMLVTGPTGSGKTTTLYAALSRVNDKRRNIMTIEDPIEYYIDGISQTHVSPKVDMTFARGLRAILRQDPDVVMIGEIRDLETAEIAVQASLTGHLVLSTLHTNTAVGAVTRMRDMGIEEFLLSSSLIGVLAQRLVRLLCSNCKRQTEFAEADYQLFSRNQDEALTHYHATGCSECNYTGYNGRTGIYELIEVDHTLSNMIHNSASEQELEAAARQKTPSIRDDGFRRVLNGETTIEEVLRVTRQG, encoded by the coding sequence ATGGAGCCATCTACAAAAGAACTCGCAACTTCAGGTCATGACATTAACCTTGTTGATGCAACATTGATCACCCCCAGCGATAATGACAATGAAATAACCGCCCCGAAGCGCCTCCCCTTTGCTTATGCAAAACGCCAAGGTGTTTTGCTGAATCATATAGAAGGTGGCATTGCGATGATCTCCCATAAAGCCGCGATCACCACGACCACCATCGCCGAACTTCGTCGTTACTTTGGTATGCCCATCAAACTTCAATCGCTTGAAGATGAAGTTTTTAATGCAGAGTTACAACAGATCTATGAACACGGCTCAGGTGATGCCATGGAAGCCATGGGCAATCTGGGTGAAGATATGGATCTATCTCGCCTCGCTCAAGAGCTTCCCGAGCCGGAAGATCTGCTCGAAAGTGAAGATGATGCGCCCATCATTCGCCTGCTTAATGTACTGTTAACTGAAGCCATCAAAGAAAATGCTTCGGATATCCATATCGAGACCTACGAAAACCGCTTGGCCATCCGTTTTCGTGTGGATGGCGTATTGCGTGAAGTGCTTGAACCCAAACGCGCATTAGCGCCTCTTTTGGTCTCACGCATTAAAGTCATGGCCAAACTAGATATTGCAGAAAAACGCCTGCCACAAGATGGTCGTATTTCACTGAAAATTGCAGGTCGGCCTGTGGACGTTCGTGTCTCCACACTCCCTTCCGGGCATGGTGAACGTGTTGTCATGCGTTTGCTGGATAAACAAGCTGGACGGCTGGATCTGGAAAAACTTGGCATGGAACCCAAAGTTTTAGCCACTATAGACAACATTGTAAAACGCCCTCACGGCATTATGCTCGTCACTGGCCCCACCGGATCAGGTAAAACCACAACACTGTATGCTGCTCTGAGCCGTGTCAACGATAAACGACGCAATATCATGACGATAGAGGATCCCATTGAATATTATATTGATGGCATCAGTCAAACCCATGTCAGCCCAAAAGTAGACATGACCTTTGCCCGTGGGTTACGTGCCATTTTGCGTCAGGATCCCGATGTGGTCATGATCGGTGAAATTCGAGATCTTGAAACTGCAGAAATCGCAGTGCAAGCCAGCTTGACCGGCCACTTGGTACTATCAACGCTGCATACCAATACCGCCGTTGGTGCTGTCACTCGAATGCGTGACATGGGCATTGAAGAGTTTTTATTATCATCCAGCTTGATTGGAGTCTTGGCACAGCGGCTGGTACGCTTATTGTGCTCAAATTGTAAACGCCAGACAGAATTTGCAGAGGCTGACTATCAACTGTTTTCTCGAAATCAAGATGAAGCACTGACCCACTATCACGCGACAGGTTGCAGTGAGTGCAATTACACTGGTTATAACGGTCGTACTGGAATTTATGAACTCATTGAGGTCGACCACACTCTAAGCAACATGATTCACAACAGTGCGAGTGAGCAAGAGCTTGAGGCCGCCGCTCGCCAAAAAACACCCAGCATACGTGATGATGGTTTTCGCCGAGTCTTGAACGGTGAAACAACCATTGAAGAAGTTCTGCGCGTCACACGCCAAGGGTAA
- a CDS encoding DUF2782 domain-containing protein, protein MRLLLITVALLISLASFAESPSEVMEPEVTIIQKDDQKIEEYRIGGQLYMIKITPKNAPPYYLMDTDGDGNLETRRDDINSTIVGPSWKLFSW, encoded by the coding sequence ATGCGTTTATTGTTAATTACTGTCGCTCTACTTATCAGCTTGGCCTCATTCGCTGAATCACCCAGTGAAGTGATGGAACCTGAAGTGACAATCATTCAGAAAGATGATCAGAAAATAGAAGAGTATCGAATCGGAGGGCAGCTTTATATGATTAAAATCACGCCTAAAAATGCACCGCCCTATTATTTAATGGATACCGATGGCGATGGCAATCTGGAAACTCGACGTGACGATATCAATTCGACCATCGTAGGCCCTTCATGGAAGCTGTTTAGTTGGTAA
- a CDS encoding TIGR00730 family Rossman fold protein, with the protein MNKQKQNRIHQSMKPTDDALLNRESWKIFQIMAEFVEGFERLVKIKPSVSMFGSARTPQEHPYYALTEEISYALSEAGFSVVSGGGPGIMEAINKGAFRGKSPSIGLNIMLPHEQSGNEYQDISLTFRHFFSRKVMFVKYASAYVVMPGGFGTLDELAEILTLVQTGKSRRIPIILVHKPFWDGLIEWIKKNLLAEKMISPEDLELFQIADTPEEVLNIIFSHYEKTGFEPSAEEQEKLLNL; encoded by the coding sequence ATGAACAAACAGAAACAAAACCGTATTCACCAAAGCATGAAACCCACCGATGATGCGCTGCTCAATAGGGAGTCATGGAAAATTTTCCAGATCATGGCGGAGTTTGTAGAGGGCTTTGAGCGATTGGTCAAAATCAAACCTTCCGTCAGCATGTTTGGGTCAGCTCGCACACCACAAGAGCACCCCTACTATGCTCTGACAGAAGAGATTAGCTACGCTTTATCTGAAGCGGGCTTTAGCGTTGTCAGTGGCGGCGGCCCAGGAATTATGGAAGCTATTAATAAGGGGGCTTTTCGAGGAAAGTCTCCCAGCATTGGCCTGAATATTATGTTGCCCCATGAGCAATCAGGCAATGAGTATCAGGATATTTCACTCACCTTTCGCCATTTTTTTTCACGCAAAGTTATGTTTGTAAAATATGCATCGGCTTATGTTGTCATGCCGGGCGGGTTCGGCACACTGGATGAACTTGCTGAAATCCTGACACTGGTTCAAACTGGCAAGAGCCGCCGCATTCCAATTATTTTGGTGCACAAGCCTTTTTGGGACGGCCTCATTGAGTGGATTAAAAAGAATTTATTGGCAGAAAAAATGATTAGCCCAGAAGATCTGGAGCTATTTCAAATTGCTGACACGCCAGAAGAGGTGCTCAACATCATATTCAGCCATTATGAAAAAACTGGCTTTGAACCCTCAGCTGAAGAGCAGGAAAAACTGCTTAACCTCTAA
- the gspC gene encoding type II secretion system protein GspC: MDIQHYLRPVMQEATMARIATICAYLLVLLLAYNLAELTWRMLAPAPDRESAPSIVKEATANQIKPDSFARTIAGLNLFGYVDASTPPTPVVRETRLNLVLRGVMATHGKNARAIIYSPSGSDRGENPYSINAKLPGGATLKEIHSDYIVLLHNGRHETLRLPKKVVATGSTGHNIANSSSNRPSSGPSTASTNTQKIREYRDALIDDPVSLIGIIRSAPYREDGKLIGYRVQTGRDKDALNNLGLLPGDIVTSVNGVAMGNSTKLMKLLKQISKAEEVSAEVIRDGSPTTVSIRLDN; encoded by the coding sequence ATGGATATTCAACATTACCTGCGGCCAGTCATGCAGGAAGCAACAATGGCTCGCATTGCGACAATTTGTGCCTACCTGCTCGTTTTGTTGCTCGCTTATAACTTAGCAGAGCTGACTTGGCGCATGTTGGCACCTGCCCCTGATCGAGAGAGTGCGCCTTCTATAGTGAAAGAAGCCACCGCCAACCAAATCAAGCCGGATAGTTTTGCTCGAACAATCGCAGGTCTCAATTTATTTGGCTATGTAGATGCATCGACACCGCCAACACCTGTGGTTCGTGAAACTCGCTTAAATCTGGTGCTGCGCGGTGTAATGGCAACTCATGGCAAAAATGCAAGAGCAATTATTTACAGCCCTTCCGGCAGTGATCGTGGTGAAAACCCCTATTCAATTAATGCCAAACTCCCTGGTGGTGCCACTCTGAAAGAGATTCATAGCGATTACATTGTGTTACTACATAATGGTCGCCATGAGACATTACGTTTACCTAAAAAAGTTGTTGCTACAGGCTCGACGGGGCATAATATTGCCAACTCATCAAGCAACAGACCATCATCTGGCCCATCTACAGCATCCACCAACACGCAAAAAATACGTGAGTACCGCGATGCACTCATTGATGATCCCGTCAGTTTGATTGGCATCATTCGTTCAGCACCTTACAGGGAAGATGGCAAACTGATAGGCTACCGCGTACAAACTGGACGAGATAAAGATGCGCTGAATAATTTGGGATTACTGCCTGGCGATATCGTCACTTCAGTCAATGGCGTTGCCATGGGTAACAGCACTAAATTAATGAAGTTACTCAAGCAGATTTCAAAAGCAGAAGAGGTGAGCGCAGAAGTGATACGTGATGGTTCGCCAACTACGGTCTCCATTCGATTAGACAATTAA
- the gspF gene encoding type II secretion system inner membrane protein GspF: MAAFEFTALDETGRERKGVLDGDVSRQIRQQIRDKGWTPLTVTEVRQKENKQSSQKFSFKRGIKSTDLALITRQFATLVRAGLSVEEALSAVSKQSHQPRLRNMLMAVRSRVMEGHTLATALADFPHAFSDLYRSTVSAGEQSGHLDMVLERLADYTESRQTMQQKMTLALIYPIMISIVAVVVITALLAYVVPQVVQVFENTGQELPILTVIMISLSDLIREYGLIFLILLVLAIFIITRLLRKPGPKQQYHRFLLKLPLVSSLVRGFNSSRFARTFSILTASSVPVLEGLRISSSVISNIPMRNAVEDAATMVKEGAPIHTALERSGYFPPMTVQLIASGENSGRLEEMLERAADSQEKEMESTVATLVGLFEPFMILFMGVMVLLIVLAILLPIFDLNQLVK, encoded by the coding sequence ATGGCTGCATTTGAATTTACCGCACTGGATGAAACGGGTCGTGAGCGCAAAGGCGTACTTGACGGCGATGTTTCAAGACAAATTCGCCAACAAATTCGCGATAAGGGCTGGACTCCGCTCACCGTCACCGAAGTCCGGCAAAAAGAGAATAAACAGAGCAGCCAAAAATTTTCATTCAAACGTGGCATTAAATCCACTGATCTCGCACTGATTACCCGTCAGTTTGCAACGCTGGTACGTGCAGGATTATCGGTTGAAGAAGCACTCAGCGCCGTTTCCAAACAAAGCCATCAACCTCGCCTACGCAACATGCTGATGGCCGTACGCTCTCGTGTAATGGAAGGCCACACACTAGCCACCGCCTTGGCGGATTTTCCCCATGCATTTTCTGATCTCTATCGCTCAACGGTCTCTGCAGGTGAGCAATCAGGCCACCTCGATATGGTGCTAGAGCGTTTAGCTGACTACACTGAAAGTCGCCAGACCATGCAGCAAAAAATGACTCTGGCTTTAATCTACCCCATCATGATCTCCATTGTTGCTGTGGTCGTCATCACCGCACTGCTTGCTTATGTTGTGCCACAAGTCGTGCAGGTTTTTGAAAATACGGGACAAGAACTGCCTATTCTCACCGTCATCATGATCAGCCTCAGTGATTTAATTCGTGAGTACGGGTTAATTTTTCTGATCTTGCTGGTGTTAGCTATTTTCATCATCACCCGTTTGTTACGAAAACCAGGGCCTAAGCAGCAGTATCATCGATTCTTATTAAAGCTTCCATTGGTCAGTTCATTGGTACGTGGTTTTAACTCATCACGATTTGCCCGTACATTCAGCATATTGACAGCAAGCAGTGTTCCTGTTCTGGAAGGGCTTCGTATTTCATCCAGTGTTATCTCCAATATTCCGATGCGCAACGCAGTGGAAGATGCTGCAACAATGGTTAAAGAGGGTGCCCCCATTCACACTGCGCTTGAACGCAGCGGTTACTTTCCTCCGATGACGGTTCAACTGATCGCCAGTGGTGAAAATAGTGGTCGGCTGGAAGAGATGTTGGAACGAGCTGCCGATAGCCAGGAAAAAGAGATGGAATCAACTGTCGCAACACTGGTCGGACTCTTTGAACCCTTTATGATTTTATTTATGGGAGTCATGGTATTGTTGATCGTCTTGGCAATATTGCTCCCTATTTTTGATTTAAACCAGTTGGTAAAATAA